A window of Saccopteryx leptura isolate mSacLep1 chromosome 5, mSacLep1_pri_phased_curated, whole genome shotgun sequence contains these coding sequences:
- the PCDH7 gene encoding protocadherin-7 isoform X6, with the protein MPRMRTAGWARAWCLGCCLLLPLSLSLAAAKQLLRYRLAEEGPADVRIGNVAADLGIVTGSGEVTFSLESGSEYLKIDNLTGELSTSERRIDREKLPQCQMIFDENECFLDFEVSVIGPSQSWVDLFEGRVIVLDINDNTPTFPSPVLTLTVEENRPVGTLYLLPTATDRDFGRNGIERYELLQEPGGGGGEGRRAGPADSAPYPGGGASGGGSGGSKRRPDAPEGGGGPGAGGRSSVFELQVADTPDGEKQPQLIVKGALDREQRDSYELTLRVRDGGDPPRSSQAILRVLITDVNDNSPRFEKSVYEADLAENSAPGTPILQLRAADLDVGVNGQIEYVFGAATESVRRLLRLDETSGWLSVLHRIDREEVNQLRFTVMARDRGQPPKTDKATVVLIIKDENDNVPSIEIRKIGRIPLKDGVANVAEDVLVDTPIALVQVSDRDQGENGVVTCTVVGDVPFQLKPASETEGDQNKKKYFLHTSAPLDYETTREFNVVIVAVDSGSPSLSSNNSLIVKVGDTNDNPPVFGQSVVEVYFPENNIPGERVATVLATDADSGKNAEITYSLDSSVLGIFAIDPDSGDIFVNTVLDREQTDRYEFKVNAKDKGIPVLQGSTMVIVQVADKNDNDPKFMQDVFTFYVKENLQPNSPVGMVTVMDADKGRNAEMSLYIEENSHIFSIENDTGTIYSTMSFDRELQNTYTFRVRAVDGGDPPRSATATVSLFVMDENDNAPTIALPTNMSYTLLPPSSNIRTVVATVLATDSDDGINADLNYSIVGGNPFKLFEIDSTSGVVSLVGKLTHKHYGLHRLVVQVNDSGQPSQATTALVHVFVNESVSNASVIDSQIARSLHTPLTQDIAGDPSYEISKQRLSIVVGVVAGIMAVILIILIVVMARYCRSKNKNGYEAGKKDHEDFFTPQQHDKSKKPKKDKKNKKSKQPLYSSIVTVEASKPNGQRYDSVNEKLSDSPSMGRYRSVNGGPGSPDLARHYKSSSPLPTVQLHPQSPTAGKKHQAVQDLPPANTFVGAGDNISIGSDHCSEYSCQTNNKYSKQPFRRVTFSVVSQPQDPHQGSLQSCYDSGLEESETPSSKSSSGPRLGALPLPEDNYERTTPDGSVGVAAITTFPFLPFPHGKTHGRRVLLRPLH; encoded by the coding sequence aTGCCGAGGATGCGGACGGCGGGGTGGGCGCGCGCCTGGTGCCTGGGCTGCTGCCTCCTCTTGCCTCTGTCGCTCAGCCTGGCGGCCGCCAAGCAACTCCTCCGGTACCGCCTGGCCGAGGAGGGCCCCGCGGACGTCCGCATCGGCAACGTGGCCGCGGACCTGGGCATCGTGACCGGCTCGGGGGAGGTGACTTTCAGCCTCGAGTCCGGCTCGGAGTACCTGAAGATCGACAACCTCACGGGAGAGCTGAGCACGAGCGAGCGGCGCATCGACCGCGAGAAGCTGCCTCAGTGTCAGATGATCTTCGACGAGAACGAGTGCTTCCTGGACTTCGAGGTGTCGGTGATCGGGCCCTCCCAGAGCTGGGTGGACCTGTTCGAGGGCCGGGTCATCGTGCTGGACATCAACGACAACACGCCCACCTTCCCGTCGCCCGTGCTCACCCTGACGGTGGAGGAGAACCGGCCGGTGGGCACGCTGTACCTGCTGCCCACCGCCACCGACCGGGACTTCGGCCGCAACGGCATCGAGCGCTACGAGCTGCTGCAGGAGCCCGGCGGAGGCGGCGGCGAGGGTCGGCGCGCGGGGCCGGCCGACAGCGCCCCCTACCCCGGGGGCGGCGCGAGCGGCGGCGGCTCGGGCGGCTCCAAGCGGCGGCCGGACGCACCGGAGGGCGGCGGCGGGCCCGGCGCCGGCGGCCGCAGCAGCGTGTTCGAGCTGCAGGTGGCCGACACCCCGGATGGCGAGAAGCAGCCGCAGCTGATCGTCAAGGGGGCGCTGGACCGGGAGCAGCGCGACTCGTACGAGCTGACCCTGCGGGTGCGCGACGGCGGCGACCCGCCCCGCTCCTCGCAGGCCATCCTGCGGGTGCTCATCACCGACGTGAACGACAACAGCCCCCGCTTCGAGAAAAGCGTGTACGAAGCCGACCTGGCCGAGAACAGCGCCCCGGGGACCCCCATCCTGCAGCTGCGGGCCGCCGACCTGGACGTGGGGGTCAACGGGCAGATCGAGTACGTGTTCGGGGCGGCCACCGAGTCCGTGCGGCGGCTGCTGCGCCTGGACGAGACCTCGGGCTGGCTCAGTGTCCTGCACCGCATCGACCGCGAGGAGGTGAACCAGCTGCGCTTCACCGTCATGGCCCGCGACCGCGGGCAGCCCCCCAAGACCGACAAGGCCACCGTGGTCCTGATCATCAAGGACGAGAACGACAACGTCCCGTCCATTGAAATCCGGAAGATTGGGCGTATCCCGCTCAAGGACGGGGTGGCCAACGTGGCCGAGGACGTGCTGGTCGACACCCCCATCGCCCTGGTGCAAGTGTCCGACCGGGACCAAGGCGAGAATGGAGTGGTCACCTGCACCGTGGTGGGCGACGTGCCCTTCCAGCTCAAGCCGGCCAGCGAAACCGAGGGAGACCAGAACAAGAAAAAGTACTTCCTGCACACCTCGGCCCCCTTGGACTATGAGACCACCCGGGAGTTCAACGTGGTCATCGTGGCGGTGGACTCCGGCAGCCCCAGCCTCTCCAGCAATAACTCTCTGATTGTCAAGGTGGGCGACACCAATGACAACCCGCCCGTCTTTGGCCAGTCAGTGGTGGAGGTTTACTTTCCTGAGAACAACATCCCTGGAGAGAGGGTGGCCACCGTGCTGGCGACCGACGCTGACAGTGGGAAAAACGCCGAGATAACTTACTCGCTGGACTCCTCCGTGCTGGGGATTTTTGCCATTGATCCCGATTCTGGGGACATCTTCGTCAATACGGTGCTGGACCGCGAGCAAACTGACAGGTATGAGTTTAAAGTTAACGCCAAAGACAAAGGCATCCCGGTGTTGCAGGGCAGCACCATGGTGATCGTGCAGGTGGCTGACAAGAATGACAATGACCCTAAGTTTATGCAGGACGTCTTTACCTTTTATGTGAAAGAAAACTTGCAGCCCAACAGCCCCGTGGGGATGGTCACGGTGATGGATGCTGACAAGGGGCGCAATGCGGAGATGAGCTTGTACATAGAGGAGAACAGTCACATTTTTTCCATTGAAAATGACACGGGGACCATTTACTCCACAATGTCTTTTGACCGGGAACTCCAGAACACGTACACATTCCGAGTCAGGGCTGTGGACGGAGGAGATCCTCCCAGGTCAGCCACAGCCACGGTCTCTCTCTTCGTTATGGATGAAAATGACAATGCTCCCACAATTGCCCTTCCGACTAACATGTCCTACACCTTACTGCCACCTTCAAGTAACATCAGAACAGTAGTAGCTACAGTGTTGGCAACAGACAGTGATGATGGCATCAATGCCGACCTCAACTACAGCATTGTGGGAGGGAATCCCTTCAAGCTCTTTGAGATTGATTCCACCAGTGGTGTGGTTTCCTTAGTGGGAAAACTCACTCATAAGCATTACGGCTTGCACAGGTTGGTGGTGCAAGTGAATGACAGTGGGCAGCCTTCCCAGGCCACCACAGCTCTGGTGCATGTGTTTGTCAATGAAAGTGTCTCTAATGCCAGTGTGATTGACTCCCAGATAGCCAGAAGTTTGCACACCCCACTCACCCAGGATATAGCTGGTGACCCAAGCTATGAAATTAGCAAGCAGAGACTCAGTATTGTCGTTGGGGTGGTTGCTGGAATTATGGCAGTGATTCTAATCATCTTGATTGTAGTGATGGCAAGGTATTGCCGGTCTAAAAACAAAAACGGCTATGAGGCTGGCAAAAAAGATCATGAAGACTTTTTTACACCCCAACAGCATGACAAATCTAAAAAGCctaaaaaggacaagaaaaacaaaaaatctaagcAGCCTCTCTACAGCAGCATTGTCACTGTAGAAGCTTCTAAACCAAATGGACAGAGGTACGATAGTGTCAATGAGAAGCTGTCAGACAGCCCCAGCATGGGCCGGTACCGGTCAGTTAATGGTGGGCCTGGCAGTCCTGACCTGGCCAGGCATTACAAATCCAGTTCCCCATTACCTACTGTCCAGCTTCACCCCCAGTCACCAACTGCAGGAAAAAAACACCAGGCCGTACAAGATCTACCACCAGCCAACACATTTGTGGGAGCAGGAGACAACATTTCAATTGGATCAGATCACTGCTCTGAATACAGCTGTCAAACCAATAACAAGTACAGCAAACAG
- the PCDH7 gene encoding protocadherin-7 isoform X8, producing the protein MPRMRTAGWARAWCLGCCLLLPLSLSLAAAKQLLRYRLAEEGPADVRIGNVAADLGIVTGSGEVTFSLESGSEYLKIDNLTGELSTSERRIDREKLPQCQMIFDENECFLDFEVSVIGPSQSWVDLFEGRVIVLDINDNTPTFPSPVLTLTVEENRPVGTLYLLPTATDRDFGRNGIERYELLQEPGGGGGEGRRAGPADSAPYPGGGASGGGSGGSKRRPDAPEGGGGPGAGGRSSVFELQVADTPDGEKQPQLIVKGALDREQRDSYELTLRVRDGGDPPRSSQAILRVLITDVNDNSPRFEKSVYEADLAENSAPGTPILQLRAADLDVGVNGQIEYVFGAATESVRRLLRLDETSGWLSVLHRIDREEVNQLRFTVMARDRGQPPKTDKATVVLIIKDENDNVPSIEIRKIGRIPLKDGVANVAEDVLVDTPIALVQVSDRDQGENGVVTCTVVGDVPFQLKPASETEGDQNKKKYFLHTSAPLDYETTREFNVVIVAVDSGSPSLSSNNSLIVKVGDTNDNPPVFGQSVVEVYFPENNIPGERVATVLATDADSGKNAEITYSLDSSVLGIFAIDPDSGDIFVNTVLDREQTDRYEFKVNAKDKGIPVLQGSTMVIVQVADKNDNDPKFMQDVFTFYVKENLQPNSPVGMVTVMDADKGRNAEMSLYIEENSHIFSIENDTGTIYSTMSFDRELQNTYTFRVRAVDGGDPPRSATATVSLFVMDENDNAPTIALPTNMSYTLLPPSSNIRTVVATVLATDSDDGINADLNYSIVGGNPFKLFEIDSTSGVVSLVGKLTHKHYGLHRLVVQVNDSGQPSQATTALVHVFVNESVSNASVIDSQIARSLHTPLTQDIAGDPSYEISKQRLSIVVGVVAGIMAVILIILIVVMARYCRSKNKNGYEAGKKDHEDFFTPQQHDKSKKPKKDKKNKKSKQPLYSSIVTVEASKPNGQRYDSVNEKLSDSPSMGRYRSVNGGPGSPDLARHYKSSSPLPTVQLHPQSPTAGKKHQAVQDLPPANTFVGAGDNISIGSDHCSEYSCQTNNKYSKQMRPHPYITVFG; encoded by the exons aTGCCGAGGATGCGGACGGCGGGGTGGGCGCGCGCCTGGTGCCTGGGCTGCTGCCTCCTCTTGCCTCTGTCGCTCAGCCTGGCGGCCGCCAAGCAACTCCTCCGGTACCGCCTGGCCGAGGAGGGCCCCGCGGACGTCCGCATCGGCAACGTGGCCGCGGACCTGGGCATCGTGACCGGCTCGGGGGAGGTGACTTTCAGCCTCGAGTCCGGCTCGGAGTACCTGAAGATCGACAACCTCACGGGAGAGCTGAGCACGAGCGAGCGGCGCATCGACCGCGAGAAGCTGCCTCAGTGTCAGATGATCTTCGACGAGAACGAGTGCTTCCTGGACTTCGAGGTGTCGGTGATCGGGCCCTCCCAGAGCTGGGTGGACCTGTTCGAGGGCCGGGTCATCGTGCTGGACATCAACGACAACACGCCCACCTTCCCGTCGCCCGTGCTCACCCTGACGGTGGAGGAGAACCGGCCGGTGGGCACGCTGTACCTGCTGCCCACCGCCACCGACCGGGACTTCGGCCGCAACGGCATCGAGCGCTACGAGCTGCTGCAGGAGCCCGGCGGAGGCGGCGGCGAGGGTCGGCGCGCGGGGCCGGCCGACAGCGCCCCCTACCCCGGGGGCGGCGCGAGCGGCGGCGGCTCGGGCGGCTCCAAGCGGCGGCCGGACGCACCGGAGGGCGGCGGCGGGCCCGGCGCCGGCGGCCGCAGCAGCGTGTTCGAGCTGCAGGTGGCCGACACCCCGGATGGCGAGAAGCAGCCGCAGCTGATCGTCAAGGGGGCGCTGGACCGGGAGCAGCGCGACTCGTACGAGCTGACCCTGCGGGTGCGCGACGGCGGCGACCCGCCCCGCTCCTCGCAGGCCATCCTGCGGGTGCTCATCACCGACGTGAACGACAACAGCCCCCGCTTCGAGAAAAGCGTGTACGAAGCCGACCTGGCCGAGAACAGCGCCCCGGGGACCCCCATCCTGCAGCTGCGGGCCGCCGACCTGGACGTGGGGGTCAACGGGCAGATCGAGTACGTGTTCGGGGCGGCCACCGAGTCCGTGCGGCGGCTGCTGCGCCTGGACGAGACCTCGGGCTGGCTCAGTGTCCTGCACCGCATCGACCGCGAGGAGGTGAACCAGCTGCGCTTCACCGTCATGGCCCGCGACCGCGGGCAGCCCCCCAAGACCGACAAGGCCACCGTGGTCCTGATCATCAAGGACGAGAACGACAACGTCCCGTCCATTGAAATCCGGAAGATTGGGCGTATCCCGCTCAAGGACGGGGTGGCCAACGTGGCCGAGGACGTGCTGGTCGACACCCCCATCGCCCTGGTGCAAGTGTCCGACCGGGACCAAGGCGAGAATGGAGTGGTCACCTGCACCGTGGTGGGCGACGTGCCCTTCCAGCTCAAGCCGGCCAGCGAAACCGAGGGAGACCAGAACAAGAAAAAGTACTTCCTGCACACCTCGGCCCCCTTGGACTATGAGACCACCCGGGAGTTCAACGTGGTCATCGTGGCGGTGGACTCCGGCAGCCCCAGCCTCTCCAGCAATAACTCTCTGATTGTCAAGGTGGGCGACACCAATGACAACCCGCCCGTCTTTGGCCAGTCAGTGGTGGAGGTTTACTTTCCTGAGAACAACATCCCTGGAGAGAGGGTGGCCACCGTGCTGGCGACCGACGCTGACAGTGGGAAAAACGCCGAGATAACTTACTCGCTGGACTCCTCCGTGCTGGGGATTTTTGCCATTGATCCCGATTCTGGGGACATCTTCGTCAATACGGTGCTGGACCGCGAGCAAACTGACAGGTATGAGTTTAAAGTTAACGCCAAAGACAAAGGCATCCCGGTGTTGCAGGGCAGCACCATGGTGATCGTGCAGGTGGCTGACAAGAATGACAATGACCCTAAGTTTATGCAGGACGTCTTTACCTTTTATGTGAAAGAAAACTTGCAGCCCAACAGCCCCGTGGGGATGGTCACGGTGATGGATGCTGACAAGGGGCGCAATGCGGAGATGAGCTTGTACATAGAGGAGAACAGTCACATTTTTTCCATTGAAAATGACACGGGGACCATTTACTCCACAATGTCTTTTGACCGGGAACTCCAGAACACGTACACATTCCGAGTCAGGGCTGTGGACGGAGGAGATCCTCCCAGGTCAGCCACAGCCACGGTCTCTCTCTTCGTTATGGATGAAAATGACAATGCTCCCACAATTGCCCTTCCGACTAACATGTCCTACACCTTACTGCCACCTTCAAGTAACATCAGAACAGTAGTAGCTACAGTGTTGGCAACAGACAGTGATGATGGCATCAATGCCGACCTCAACTACAGCATTGTGGGAGGGAATCCCTTCAAGCTCTTTGAGATTGATTCCACCAGTGGTGTGGTTTCCTTAGTGGGAAAACTCACTCATAAGCATTACGGCTTGCACAGGTTGGTGGTGCAAGTGAATGACAGTGGGCAGCCTTCCCAGGCCACCACAGCTCTGGTGCATGTGTTTGTCAATGAAAGTGTCTCTAATGCCAGTGTGATTGACTCCCAGATAGCCAGAAGTTTGCACACCCCACTCACCCAGGATATAGCTGGTGACCCAAGCTATGAAATTAGCAAGCAGAGACTCAGTATTGTCGTTGGGGTGGTTGCTGGAATTATGGCAGTGATTCTAATCATCTTGATTGTAGTGATGGCAAGGTATTGCCGGTCTAAAAACAAAAACGGCTATGAGGCTGGCAAAAAAGATCATGAAGACTTTTTTACACCCCAACAGCATGACAAATCTAAAAAGCctaaaaaggacaagaaaaacaaaaaatctaagcAGCCTCTCTACAGCAGCATTGTCACTGTAGAAGCTTCTAAACCAAATGGACAGAGGTACGATAGTGTCAATGAGAAGCTGTCAGACAGCCCCAGCATGGGCCGGTACCGGTCAGTTAATGGTGGGCCTGGCAGTCCTGACCTGGCCAGGCATTACAAATCCAGTTCCCCATTACCTACTGTCCAGCTTCACCCCCAGTCACCAACTGCAGGAAAAAAACACCAGGCCGTACAAGATCTACCACCAGCCAACACATTTGTGGGAGCAGGAGACAACATTTCAATTGGATCAGATCACTGCTCTGAATACAGCTGTCAAACCAATAACAAGTACAGCAAACAG aTGCGTCCACATCCATACATTACTGTGTTTGGCTGA
- the PCDH7 gene encoding protocadherin-7 isoform X5 translates to MPRMRTAGWARAWCLGCCLLLPLSLSLAAAKQLLRYRLAEEGPADVRIGNVAADLGIVTGSGEVTFSLESGSEYLKIDNLTGELSTSERRIDREKLPQCQMIFDENECFLDFEVSVIGPSQSWVDLFEGRVIVLDINDNTPTFPSPVLTLTVEENRPVGTLYLLPTATDRDFGRNGIERYELLQEPGGGGGEGRRAGPADSAPYPGGGASGGGSGGSKRRPDAPEGGGGPGAGGRSSVFELQVADTPDGEKQPQLIVKGALDREQRDSYELTLRVRDGGDPPRSSQAILRVLITDVNDNSPRFEKSVYEADLAENSAPGTPILQLRAADLDVGVNGQIEYVFGAATESVRRLLRLDETSGWLSVLHRIDREEVNQLRFTVMARDRGQPPKTDKATVVLIIKDENDNVPSIEIRKIGRIPLKDGVANVAEDVLVDTPIALVQVSDRDQGENGVVTCTVVGDVPFQLKPASETEGDQNKKKYFLHTSAPLDYETTREFNVVIVAVDSGSPSLSSNNSLIVKVGDTNDNPPVFGQSVVEVYFPENNIPGERVATVLATDADSGKNAEITYSLDSSVLGIFAIDPDSGDIFVNTVLDREQTDRYEFKVNAKDKGIPVLQGSTMVIVQVADKNDNDPKFMQDVFTFYVKENLQPNSPVGMVTVMDADKGRNAEMSLYIEENSHIFSIENDTGTIYSTMSFDRELQNTYTFRVRAVDGGDPPRSATATVSLFVMDENDNAPTIALPTNMSYTLLPPSSNIRTVVATVLATDSDDGINADLNYSIVGGNPFKLFEIDSTSGVVSLVGKLTHKHYGLHRLVVQVNDSGQPSQATTALVHVFVNESVSNASVIDSQIARSLHTPLTQDIAGDPSYEISKQRLSIVVGVVAGIMAVILIILIVVMARYCRSKNKNGYEAGKKDHEDFFTPQQHDKSKKPKKDKKNKKSKQPLYSSIVTVEASKPNGQRYDSVNEKLSDSPSMGRYRSVNGGPGSPDLARHYKSSSPLPTVQLHPQSPTAGKKHQAVQDLPPANTFVGAGDNISIGSDHCSEYSCQTNNKYSKQPFRRVTFSVVSQPQDPHQGSLQSCYDSGLEESETPSSKSSSGPRLGALPLPEDNYERTTPDGSVGEAEHMENGVAAITTFPFLPFPHGKTHGRRVLLRPLH, encoded by the coding sequence aTGCCGAGGATGCGGACGGCGGGGTGGGCGCGCGCCTGGTGCCTGGGCTGCTGCCTCCTCTTGCCTCTGTCGCTCAGCCTGGCGGCCGCCAAGCAACTCCTCCGGTACCGCCTGGCCGAGGAGGGCCCCGCGGACGTCCGCATCGGCAACGTGGCCGCGGACCTGGGCATCGTGACCGGCTCGGGGGAGGTGACTTTCAGCCTCGAGTCCGGCTCGGAGTACCTGAAGATCGACAACCTCACGGGAGAGCTGAGCACGAGCGAGCGGCGCATCGACCGCGAGAAGCTGCCTCAGTGTCAGATGATCTTCGACGAGAACGAGTGCTTCCTGGACTTCGAGGTGTCGGTGATCGGGCCCTCCCAGAGCTGGGTGGACCTGTTCGAGGGCCGGGTCATCGTGCTGGACATCAACGACAACACGCCCACCTTCCCGTCGCCCGTGCTCACCCTGACGGTGGAGGAGAACCGGCCGGTGGGCACGCTGTACCTGCTGCCCACCGCCACCGACCGGGACTTCGGCCGCAACGGCATCGAGCGCTACGAGCTGCTGCAGGAGCCCGGCGGAGGCGGCGGCGAGGGTCGGCGCGCGGGGCCGGCCGACAGCGCCCCCTACCCCGGGGGCGGCGCGAGCGGCGGCGGCTCGGGCGGCTCCAAGCGGCGGCCGGACGCACCGGAGGGCGGCGGCGGGCCCGGCGCCGGCGGCCGCAGCAGCGTGTTCGAGCTGCAGGTGGCCGACACCCCGGATGGCGAGAAGCAGCCGCAGCTGATCGTCAAGGGGGCGCTGGACCGGGAGCAGCGCGACTCGTACGAGCTGACCCTGCGGGTGCGCGACGGCGGCGACCCGCCCCGCTCCTCGCAGGCCATCCTGCGGGTGCTCATCACCGACGTGAACGACAACAGCCCCCGCTTCGAGAAAAGCGTGTACGAAGCCGACCTGGCCGAGAACAGCGCCCCGGGGACCCCCATCCTGCAGCTGCGGGCCGCCGACCTGGACGTGGGGGTCAACGGGCAGATCGAGTACGTGTTCGGGGCGGCCACCGAGTCCGTGCGGCGGCTGCTGCGCCTGGACGAGACCTCGGGCTGGCTCAGTGTCCTGCACCGCATCGACCGCGAGGAGGTGAACCAGCTGCGCTTCACCGTCATGGCCCGCGACCGCGGGCAGCCCCCCAAGACCGACAAGGCCACCGTGGTCCTGATCATCAAGGACGAGAACGACAACGTCCCGTCCATTGAAATCCGGAAGATTGGGCGTATCCCGCTCAAGGACGGGGTGGCCAACGTGGCCGAGGACGTGCTGGTCGACACCCCCATCGCCCTGGTGCAAGTGTCCGACCGGGACCAAGGCGAGAATGGAGTGGTCACCTGCACCGTGGTGGGCGACGTGCCCTTCCAGCTCAAGCCGGCCAGCGAAACCGAGGGAGACCAGAACAAGAAAAAGTACTTCCTGCACACCTCGGCCCCCTTGGACTATGAGACCACCCGGGAGTTCAACGTGGTCATCGTGGCGGTGGACTCCGGCAGCCCCAGCCTCTCCAGCAATAACTCTCTGATTGTCAAGGTGGGCGACACCAATGACAACCCGCCCGTCTTTGGCCAGTCAGTGGTGGAGGTTTACTTTCCTGAGAACAACATCCCTGGAGAGAGGGTGGCCACCGTGCTGGCGACCGACGCTGACAGTGGGAAAAACGCCGAGATAACTTACTCGCTGGACTCCTCCGTGCTGGGGATTTTTGCCATTGATCCCGATTCTGGGGACATCTTCGTCAATACGGTGCTGGACCGCGAGCAAACTGACAGGTATGAGTTTAAAGTTAACGCCAAAGACAAAGGCATCCCGGTGTTGCAGGGCAGCACCATGGTGATCGTGCAGGTGGCTGACAAGAATGACAATGACCCTAAGTTTATGCAGGACGTCTTTACCTTTTATGTGAAAGAAAACTTGCAGCCCAACAGCCCCGTGGGGATGGTCACGGTGATGGATGCTGACAAGGGGCGCAATGCGGAGATGAGCTTGTACATAGAGGAGAACAGTCACATTTTTTCCATTGAAAATGACACGGGGACCATTTACTCCACAATGTCTTTTGACCGGGAACTCCAGAACACGTACACATTCCGAGTCAGGGCTGTGGACGGAGGAGATCCTCCCAGGTCAGCCACAGCCACGGTCTCTCTCTTCGTTATGGATGAAAATGACAATGCTCCCACAATTGCCCTTCCGACTAACATGTCCTACACCTTACTGCCACCTTCAAGTAACATCAGAACAGTAGTAGCTACAGTGTTGGCAACAGACAGTGATGATGGCATCAATGCCGACCTCAACTACAGCATTGTGGGAGGGAATCCCTTCAAGCTCTTTGAGATTGATTCCACCAGTGGTGTGGTTTCCTTAGTGGGAAAACTCACTCATAAGCATTACGGCTTGCACAGGTTGGTGGTGCAAGTGAATGACAGTGGGCAGCCTTCCCAGGCCACCACAGCTCTGGTGCATGTGTTTGTCAATGAAAGTGTCTCTAATGCCAGTGTGATTGACTCCCAGATAGCCAGAAGTTTGCACACCCCACTCACCCAGGATATAGCTGGTGACCCAAGCTATGAAATTAGCAAGCAGAGACTCAGTATTGTCGTTGGGGTGGTTGCTGGAATTATGGCAGTGATTCTAATCATCTTGATTGTAGTGATGGCAAGGTATTGCCGGTCTAAAAACAAAAACGGCTATGAGGCTGGCAAAAAAGATCATGAAGACTTTTTTACACCCCAACAGCATGACAAATCTAAAAAGCctaaaaaggacaagaaaaacaaaaaatctaagcAGCCTCTCTACAGCAGCATTGTCACTGTAGAAGCTTCTAAACCAAATGGACAGAGGTACGATAGTGTCAATGAGAAGCTGTCAGACAGCCCCAGCATGGGCCGGTACCGGTCAGTTAATGGTGGGCCTGGCAGTCCTGACCTGGCCAGGCATTACAAATCCAGTTCCCCATTACCTACTGTCCAGCTTCACCCCCAGTCACCAACTGCAGGAAAAAAACACCAGGCCGTACAAGATCTACCACCAGCCAACACATTTGTGGGAGCAGGAGACAACATTTCAATTGGATCAGATCACTGCTCTGAATACAGCTGTCAAACCAATAACAAGTACAGCAAACAG